ACGGTGAAAGTACAGGAGGCTGTACGATTAGTGGCATCAGTTGCCGTAGCCGTTACGGTAGTAGGAGAACCTGCCGGGAAGAAACTTCCCGAAGGTATTGAATAGTCAATGGTTACCGCTGTACAATTATCGGTCGCCGTGGCAGCAAAAGACACATCCGCTCCACATTGTCCAGTGTCATTACCAACGGTAATATTTGCAGGGCAATTTATATCGGGATCTTCATTATCATTCACCGTAACCTTAAAAGAACAGGTTGCCTGATTACCTGCGGCATCCGTGGCAGTTGCTGTTACATTAGTCATTCCTCCGGAGAAAATGGTTCCCGGATTTTGAGAAAAGGTGACAATAGCTGTGCCACAATTATCCGTCGCCGGTACACTAAAAGATACGTTAGCTCCGCAAATTCCTGAATCGTTATTTACCGTTATGTCAGCAGGACAGACAGGAACGGGTAATGTATTGTCGATCACCGTAATGGTTTGGGTGACAGGGGTTACATTGCCTGCAGGGTCCTGAGCATGATAAGTTCTGGTAATGACCAGAGGGTCGCCCGCAGATCCTGCGCCGCCATTGTTTACGTCTCCAAAAAAGGTGACGGTGACCACGTTACCGCAGGGAACGGGGGTCATGGTCTGTAATGGATTCAGATCTCCCGGCGATTGGGGCCCGTCGGCAAAGGTGAAGTCTATGCCTTTTCCTCCGGTACCATTTCTGGAGAGGCTTTCGCCAATAGCCTGGGTGTTCGGTTCTGTCACTCCGATATCTGTTGAGGTCATACCAGCTGCGGGCCCGTTATTGGCCGTAAAAACACCCCCGTAACTGAGGAATTCTATTACATTTGTTCCGTTCTTGACCAGGGCAAGCCCGTCGGGATTTCCATTTTGTATGCCTGTTTTCGCAAAGGAAAGCGCACCAAAACCGGTACTTTCGTTGTCAATAATGCCGCTCAATACCTGAGGAGAGTCGTAAGTATTACTATTTGCGCCATTATAGTAGACAATGGAATAACTGCTTAGATCAGTTCCCGCAGGCCCCGCTACTTCAATAAATTCTCCAACGTCAGTCCCTGTATTATCATAATGCAATTCATTGATCCAGACTTCGCAGGTGGCCGTACAATTGTCGGTAAAGCCTGTCACAAGAGAAATGTCCGGAGCGGGTATTTCACTGGGACAGGAAAAATTTAAGGGAGGGAGGGTTACATTTCCATTCGGCCCCATCGTATCGTCAATGATGAACGTCTGCTCACAAGTCGTTGTGGAAGGGCATTCATCCGTTACGGTAAAAGTTCTTGTTACGGTAAACGGGAAAGTGCCGGATACGGCATCCATATAAGTTATATTGGTAATGGTTCCTCCTGAATTGATGGTTCCTCCATCCGCCAGAAAATCAGCTTCACTGATCGTCTGTGCCGTTTCCGAATAGGGGAGGCTGGAGGCCAGGATGACGTAATAGGGACTACATCCTTCGAGAGAAAGCTGATCGGCAGGACAGGAAATGGATAGTAAAATTTCGATATTTGCAAAAGCAGTCGTTGACAGATCAGCATTGCCCTGGGCGTGAAGCCAGTTCGTAGTATTTTGGAAATCTGCCTGGACAACGGAGACATTTCTTCCCGCAGGGTTATATTCCGTTCTGTTGGGTTGTGAAGCCGAAAAGCCGTCTACCAGGATGGAACTTGGGTAAATCGTGGAAGGATCTTCGGAGGCAGGAATATTCCCCCCAGGAGCACCGGATGCACCAGTGTATAGGGCAGCGATTATTTCCGTTACGCCGTTTTCAGGATCGTCATCATCATCCAGATAGGCGTACAATTCGTCCCCGTCCGTGCCAAATGAAAATTCTGTTGCCAGCAGGGAAAAGGTGCCACAGGTGCCGCTGTTGCAAGTCAGGGAAAATACATTTTCTGCCGTTTCTTTGACAAAGAACACATCGCCCTGGTTCACTCCGGAAGGAGCCGTCCATTTGACTACGGTTTCATTTATCCCGAATAGGAAGGTGTTATTATCAAAAGGTTTATCGGTAAAATAAATTTCGGTGCCCGCTGGTATATTGGTCAGGGCAACGAAAGAAAAACCATCAGGGTTGACATGATTCATTCCTGTAATGGCCACCAGTGGGCAGGTAGACGGTCCAACATCATCATTGTTGATGGTGCCTGTGGCCGAACCCGGGTTGCCGGCATCGTAATTGGCACCGCTGGCAATGGAAAGGATGACCGTTTCGTCCGGCTCCAGATCAGAGTCCCCGATCGGGGTTACCGTAATAGTATTACTGCCTGTTACATTGGGTATGGTAACTACCCCGGTGGTCCCATTGAAAGAAGAATTGCCTATCTGGGTGGTAACCGTATAATCCGTCAAATAGGTGGCTGTGCCCGATACATCAAAGCTGACATCAAAGTCCCCCATCGGAGGACCGTTCAGCGTAAAAGTAAAGACGATAGGGGTGCCGGAATCTTCATCAACGGATGCCGGAGAAACGGTGACGGTTACTGGAGGGTTTACATTTCCTTCACAAATGATAATATTGCTAAATGGGGTAGTGGACAGGTCTGCATTGGCCGCACCGTGATCCCACTTGCTTAAATCTTCAAAATTCCCTTGGGAAACGGTTACGTTCCGGAGGCCAGGTTTGTATTCTGTCCTGTTGGGCGCACCATCCAAAACACTCCATCCATCCACCACTACCGCTTTTGAATAAACGGTGAAGGGATCTTCAATTGCTGGAATATTGCCACCTGAAACCGAGCTTGTTCCTGTGTATAAAACAGAATATATTTCAGAAATGCCATTGGTAGGGTCATCGTCGGTATCTGCGTAAGCAGAAAATGCCGCACCGTTTGTAGCTATTGAAAAATCCGCTACTATATTGGCCAGCGTGCCACAAGTTGCACCCGTGCCATCTGAACAGGATAAAGCGTACGCATTGCTATTGTTTGATGTTTCCTTCACCACGAAAACATCTCCGCGTTGCACACCTGATGGAACTGTCCATTTTAAAACAGCATCAGTGGCAACAGTATATTTTAAGGAGGTATTATTAAATGTAGCATCTGTGAAATAGACAAAAGATCCTGCTGAGAGATCTGTCAGGGCCACAAAGGAAAAGCCATCCGCATCGGTATGGTTGACACCTGTGATGGCTACCAATGGGCAGGAAACCAATTTGTCGTCATTGGCAATGGTGCCGGTGGCTCCTCCACCCCCAAGATCGTAACCTGTTCCGGTGGTCGGGGTGATGGTTACTGTTTCGTAAGGTTCTAAAACACTATCTTCTACCGGGTTGAGGGTCAAAGTAGCTGTACCTGAAGTGGAAATCACTATGGTCCCGGTGGCGCCCGATATGGTTCCACCGGAGGCAGTATAATCAGAAGGGAAGCTGGCCGTTCCTCCCACACTGAAATTGATGGTTACATTGCTTGAAGGCGCAGGTGTAAGGGTGAATACAAAGCTAAGATTGGGGCCGTTATCTTCGATCACCGGACTATTGGTTGGGCCGGTCATCGTTAAAACCGGGTTGGAGGGAGCCGTAAAGGGGACCCTGGAAAGCGCCGTATTACCAGTACCCTGGTTATAATTACTGGCAGGGCCCTCAAGTGCCGCAATGATGGAAGCTTTACTTGCTCCTACACTGGAGCGAAGGCTGTTCTTAAAATCAATATAATCTATAGTGATATCACTATTAAGGTTGTCTACAATTACCGCGTTAGGAAATTCTCCTAAAGGGTTCGTAGCTCCATCGCTGCCAATGGCTCCTGAGGTAATTAAAGCAGCATATATTTCAGTGACTCCGGAGCTGGGATCATTATTATTATCGGCATAGGCATAAATGGTTTCGGCCGATGTGCTGGCTAAGGAAACGTCGCCGTTCAGGCTACCCCAGGTTCCACAGGTGGCACCGGATCCGTCAGTCCCCCCAATATTACATATCATCGTCATGTTATTCGTTGATGACTCGGTAAAAACTACGACATCCCCCAGGGACAATCCTCCTGCGGGGGTTGTGTAAGCCCAGGCCCCTTCATTTATTCCAAAAGAACCACTTCCCAAATAGGGTTTGTCAGTGAAATAAATAGTGGTGCCACCAGGTATGGTTTCCAGAGCAACAATGCTGTACCCATCGTTGGTAGTGCCATTGTAGCCTATAATAGCAACTTTCTGTGCGTGTATTGTTCCCCAAAAAGCCAGGAACATAATAATGAACAAAGTAATTTTTTGCATGGTAATTGATTTAAAAAACATTCAGGTGGTTTGTTTATTGGTCATTAAGTTCGTGTTTCTTCGGTACGTATTCCCAAAAGGGAACAAAGTCAAATGTGTCTGTGTAAATGTTAAAAAAAACCATTTAGAGATCCACTGCAAACAAAAGTGAACCTATTTGAATAGGGGGAGGAGATAAGAAGGTTTTTCGATTTGAATTGTACCTGTTCGTCTGTATTACGGTGAATCCTTTTTAAGGTTGCATTTTTTGGGGTGTTTTTGAAAAAAAATCAAAGGAAACCCGGGCGTTTTTCACCTACTTCCAAAAGGTTATAAAATATTTCAGCCCTCGAAAAAATGGATCCTTTTTCGGGTTTTGTTTCGATGTAAAGTTGGGCAAAGGAAGGAACAGAAAAAAGCGTATTTCTACCTGTTTTTACATTAGGCAGGTTTTGCGGTTTATCTCTTTTGTTAAAGAAAAATCCCGAATTTCATCTGGTCAGATAAAATCCGGGATGAACTGTTTGTGCATTAATTCCTTGAAGGGAAAACGCCATACAGGCAAATAGACACATAAATTCCGAGGAAAGGATTCCGGTTGTTGAAACCCTGACTACCGCCATTATTGGCAGAGGTGATCGCTCCGGCATTAAGGGTTGTACCTGCAGCATCTTCTGCAAATAACGTTCCACTGGAGCCCAGGAAATGACCGGCGCCGGATTCTTCAGCTGTGCCGCCGAGATTCATGGTGGTTACGTGATTGTGTGAAGGCATATTGGCCACCGAAAGGGTTACCGTTTCCACTCCTCCTCTTTCTCCCCAACTAATATCACTCAGTCCGGGGCCATTTCCTACATGTACAATCGACCTTCCTCTGAGATCAGGAAGCTGGAAAGTGGTTCGCCCGTCTCCTCCAAAGGTAGTGCCCAATAGAGAAAATAAGGCTGTGTTTTGTGATATAGCAATCAACTGACCATCACAAAAGGCCCAGTTCCGGGGCGCAAAATTGAATCCAAAGGCCTGAATTTGGCCAATAAAAGCTTGATCCATAATAATTAGATTTTGTTTTTGATTAATAAATTAACTTCTGGAAGGGAAAATTCCCTCAAGGGCAATACAGACATAAATACCCTGGAAAGGATTTCTGTTGTTGTAGCCTTGTCCTCCTCCCGTTTGGCCGGAAGTGATGGCATTTGCATTTAAAGTACTGCCTGCTGCTACATCTTCAGCGAATAACGTGCCACTGGAGCCAAGGAAATGCCCGGCACCTGATTCTTCCGCTGTTCCACCAAGGTTCATAACGGTGGGGTGATTGTGTAAAGGCAGGTTGGCTGCTGAAAGGGTAACTGTTTCCCAACCCGCTTTTTGTCCCCAGGAAATGGGACTCAGCCCTGGCCCGGAGCCAACATGCACGATGGAGCGTCCCCTCAGATCTGGCAGCCCAAAAGTGGAGCGCCCGTCTCCGCCGAAGGTAGTGCCTAACAAGGAAAACAGCGCTGAATAATTGTTGATGCTCAGTAATTGCCCGTCACAGGTAGCCCACCCCCGAGGGGCGAATCCGCAACCGAACGCTTGAATCTGACCAAGAAAAGGATTCATGATATGAAAGTTTTTGGTGTAATAAAATGGTTTGTTGAAAAAAAGCCTGGAAAAAGCCCGGGTTAATAAATGACCCGGACTTCAAAATTTCCAAACGTATATTTTGGAGACGACCGGAAGGTCATCCTGTTCTGCAAATGATGCCAATCTCGTTTTGGGTTCTTATGATTTCCCGGTCGGACAGGTTTTCGTTGGGCAAAATGTAAAATTTGCACAAATGATCACCATGCTTTTCGGAAAGACCATTGATCTTGCTGATATTATTGTTGGAGGCGTAAAGGGTCTGAAGGTTGGTAAGTCGTGCTATAGGCATCAGGTCGGTTACGTCATTGTTCTGAAAATAAAGGTCTTTCAGATTGAACATGTTTTCTATGCCGTCCAGAGATTTGAGTTGGTTGTCATAAACAAACAAATATTCCATCT
This sequence is a window from Lewinellaceae bacterium. Protein-coding genes within it:
- a CDS encoding HYR domain-containing protein, yielding MQKITLFIIMFLAFWGTIHAQKVAIIGYNGTTNDGYSIVALETIPGGTTIYFTDKPYLGSGSFGINEGAWAYTTPAGGLSLGDVVVFTESSTNNMTMICNIGGTDGSGATCGTWGSLNGDVSLASTSAETIYAYADNNNDPSSGVTEIYAALITSGAIGSDGATNPLGEFPNAVIVDNLNSDITIDYIDFKNSLRSSVGASKASIIAALEGPASNYNQGTGNTALSRVPFTAPSNPVLTMTGPTNSPVIEDNGPNLSFVFTLTPAPSSNVTINFSVGGTASFPSDYTASGGTISGATGTIVISTSGTATLTLNPVEDSVLEPYETVTITPTTGTGYDLGGGGATGTIANDDKLVSCPLVAITGVNHTDADGFSFVALTDLSAGSFVYFTDATFNNTSLKYTVATDAVLKWTVPSGVQRGDVFVVKETSNNSNAYALSCSDGTGATCGTLANIVADFSIATNGAAFSAYADTDDDPTNGISEIYSVLYTGTSSVSGGNIPAIEDPFTVYSKAVVVDGWSVLDGAPNRTEYKPGLRNVTVSQGNFEDLSKWDHGAANADLSTTPFSNIIICEGNVNPPVTVTVSPASVDEDSGTPIVFTFTLNGPPMGDFDVSFDVSGTATYLTDYTVTTQIGNSSFNGTTGVVTIPNVTGSNTITVTPIGDSDLEPDETVILSIASGANYDAGNPGSATGTINNDDVGPSTCPLVAITGMNHVNPDGFSFVALTNIPAGTEIYFTDKPFDNNTFLFGINETVVKWTAPSGVNQGDVFFVKETAENVFSLTCNSGTCGTFSLLATEFSFGTDGDELYAYLDDDDDPENGVTEIIAALYTGASGAPGGNIPASEDPSTIYPSSILVDGFSASQPNRTEYNPAGRNVSVVQADFQNTTNWLHAQGNADLSTTAFANIEILLSISCPADQLSLEGCSPYYVILASSLPYSETAQTISEADFLADGGTINSGGTITNITYMDAVSGTFPFTVTRTFTVTDECPSTTTCEQTFIIDDTMGPNGNVTLPPLNFSCPSEIPAPDISLVTGFTDNCTATCEVWINELHYDNTGTDVGEFIEVAGPAGTDLSSYSIVYYNGANSNTYDSPQVLSGIIDNESTGFGALSFAKTGIQNGNPDGLALVKNGTNVIEFLSYGGVFTANNGPAAGMTSTDIGVTEPNTQAIGESLSRNGTGGKGIDFTFADGPQSPGDLNPLQTMTPVPCGNVVTVTFFGDVNNGGAGSAGDPLVITRTYHAQDPAGNVTPVTQTITVIDNTLPVPVCPADITVNNDSGICGANVSFSVPATDNCGTAIVTFSQNPGTIFSGGMTNVTATATDAAGNQATCSFKVTVNDNEDPDINCPANITVGNDTGQCGADVSFAATATDNCTAVTIDYSIPSGSFFPAGSPTTVTATATDATNRTASCTFTVTVNDTQAPAITCPQNITVGNTQGECGTVVNYTTPSSDNCGVVNVTYTNNLGNTVDPGSFFPIDTFTVFVRAFDLAGNNTYCRFRIEVIEDKPAVAVCKTGPVTVDLTSDGNTILNPAAIDGGSYSCGGFTLSVLPNVFNCDDVGSTVSVTLTAADNFYDVYSPPTTCMTTVTIADPNAFCCAPPDAICKPATIYLNEDGLASLSVDQINDNSTADCGFQYPMTLSEYIYTCSDMAQYIPVTLTVTDINGAVDECTTTVMVIDNIPPSIECPAGFSVNNDPGQCGALVDLPWPAYNDNCSIVALGFRSIQVDPDNGNAEIGSFSDWFNIPYIPYDPQITLGVGTWKIEWRTQDQSGLFDYCDLIITVNDNEDPAISCPISPISSGTDPGVCGANVPFNVSATDNCGDVTVVCTIGGDNGGGSGNCATNNLNLSLTFDNYPQETSWMILQLPQEIMVASGGTYGSEPDGSTLNIPINLPDGEYLFLIKDSAGDGMCCTYGSGSYALSSNGQTFAQGGSFSSFEKTPFCVETPAPGGGPLTEVSSGDFFPVGTTTVTCTATDAAGLTDVCTFDIIVNDTQAPWLTTPCPGNITLCGAQNVSWTPPAADDNCGVVSTVNNYNPGDFFAVGTYTATYTFYDAAGLSVSCSFTITINPVPQVTISQTNLPTWCQGIKVLTANVLNPQALTYPLTFAWSDGLGDSPTVIAPANGTYSVVVTDALGCSTEVSTTVNVDISTLLSAYTIISGKGLEMYESDVLGGGVGVKNANECVISQNSSILTFMRANAAGVTVDGSSFVNNFINANFNVTLPAFLSNPYNAFNNINVPANATVTLSGSNYGYVTVGAGATLIIANAQIFIKNLVTQKDATIIFNQPTEMRIRRKMSIGQSNTVNPDGYTSVIYASDVVSIGQGSVVTLSIYAPEGLNVSDSGASLTTYMTGIFISKDEVASDHHVIWNWNLNCSYLPTTGGGNIPFAASPDQDVMETSVTTKEGLNVYPNPTSGILNIDLTNYMDQPIELELYNTLGEIVWSQKIALLETPMITTDMTNLAQGVYLLRLASNGEQISQQIVFSK
- a CDS encoding phage tail protein, giving the protein MDQAFIGQIQAFGFNFAPRNWAFCDGQLIAISQNTALFSLLGTTFGGDGRTTFQLPDLRGRSIVHVGNGPGLSDISWGERGGVETVTLSVANMPSHNHVTTMNLGGTAEESGAGHFLGSSGTLFAEDAAGTTLNAGAITSANNGGSQGFNNRNPFLGIYVSICLYGVFPSRN
- a CDS encoding tail fiber protein — translated: MNPFLGQIQAFGCGFAPRGWATCDGQLLSINNYSALFSLLGTTFGGDGRSTFGLPDLRGRSIVHVGSGPGLSPISWGQKAGWETVTLSAANLPLHNHPTVMNLGGTAEESGAGHFLGSSGTLFAEDVAAGSTLNANAITSGQTGGGQGYNNRNPFQGIYVCIALEGIFPSRS